In Carassius gibelio isolate Cgi1373 ecotype wild population from Czech Republic chromosome B20, carGib1.2-hapl.c, whole genome shotgun sequence, the following are encoded in one genomic region:
- the si:dkey-71h2.2 gene encoding low density lipoprotein receptor adapter protein 1-B isoform X1 — protein MDALKSAGRAIIKSPGVPRHTWGTSKHEKLPENWTDTKETLLEGMVFNVKYLGMTLVGQPKGEDMAAAAIRRIVATARASAKKFRKVTLTVSPKGIIISDTETNDLIEDVSIYRISYCTTDKTQDKVFAYVSQSQFNETLECHAFLCQKKKIAQAVTLTVAQAFKVALDLWEIAQEDKSKRTRTCYTCSDPESQPESEANSVSEEEKTQALMEHRLRKPFFPSFLSPSPRSKARRRPIKHDSWDAEDGLDEAFSRLATSRSRTVSEDAAVSPVEEDLLSFNSEDSD, from the exons ATGGATGCGTTAAAATCCGCCGGGAGAGCAATAATCAAAAGTCCCGGAGTTCCGCGGCACACATGGGGAACGTCCAAGCATGAAA agcTTCCAGAGAACTGGACGGACACCAAGGAGACACTCTTGGAAGGGATGGTGTTTAATGTGAAGTATCTGGGCATGACTCTGGTTGGCCAGCCTAAAGGAGAAGACATGGCAGCGGCTGCTATCAGGAGGATTGTAGCCACG GCTCGGGCCAGTGCAAAGAAGTTTCGGAAAGTGACCCTCACTGTCTCCCCCAAAGGAATCATCATCTCAGACACAGAGACCAATGACCTCATCGAGGATGTTTCCATTTACAG AATATCTTACTGCACAACAGACAAAACTCAGGATAAGGTCTTTGCCTACGTCTCCCAAAGCCAGTTCAACGAAACTCTGGAGTGCCATGCCTTCCtgtgccaaaaaaagaaaata GCTCAGGCTGTGACTCTGACAGTAGCACAAGCTTTCAaagtagctctggatctgtgggAGATCGCACAGgaag ACAAAAGTAAGAGAACCCGCACATGCTACACCTGTTCAGACCCTGAATCTCAACCTGAATCTGAAGCAAACAGTGTTTCAG AGGAGGAGAAGACTCAAGCTCTGATGGAGCACAGACTTAGGAAGCCCTTCTTCCCTTCCTTCCTTTCACCATCTCCACGCAGCAAAGCTAGGAGACGACCAATCAAACACGACTCCTGG GATGCGGAAGATGGCCTCGATGAAGCGTTTTCAAG ACTGGCAACATCCCGCAGCAGAACCGTGTCTGAGGATGCAGCTGTGAGTCCAGTGGAAGAAGATCTCCTGTCCTTCAACAGCGAGGATTcagactga
- the si:dkey-71h2.2 gene encoding low density lipoprotein receptor adapter protein 1-B isoform X3 produces MDALKSAGRAIIKSPGVPRHTWGTSKHEKLPENWTDTKETLLEGMVFNVKYLGMTLVGQPKGEDMAAAAIRRIVATARASAKKFRKVTLTVSPKGIIISDTETNDLIEDVSIYRISYCTTDKTQDKVFAYVSQSQFNETLECHAFLCQKKKIAQAVTLTVAQAFKVALDLWEIAQEDKSKRTRTCYTCSDPESQPESEANSVSEEEKTQALMEHRLRKPFFPSFLSPSPRSKARRRPIKHDSWDAEDGLDEAFSSNMEVEEMDAGK; encoded by the exons ATGGATGCGTTAAAATCCGCCGGGAGAGCAATAATCAAAAGTCCCGGAGTTCCGCGGCACACATGGGGAACGTCCAAGCATGAAA agcTTCCAGAGAACTGGACGGACACCAAGGAGACACTCTTGGAAGGGATGGTGTTTAATGTGAAGTATCTGGGCATGACTCTGGTTGGCCAGCCTAAAGGAGAAGACATGGCAGCGGCTGCTATCAGGAGGATTGTAGCCACG GCTCGGGCCAGTGCAAAGAAGTTTCGGAAAGTGACCCTCACTGTCTCCCCCAAAGGAATCATCATCTCAGACACAGAGACCAATGACCTCATCGAGGATGTTTCCATTTACAG AATATCTTACTGCACAACAGACAAAACTCAGGATAAGGTCTTTGCCTACGTCTCCCAAAGCCAGTTCAACGAAACTCTGGAGTGCCATGCCTTCCtgtgccaaaaaaagaaaata GCTCAGGCTGTGACTCTGACAGTAGCACAAGCTTTCAaagtagctctggatctgtgggAGATCGCACAGgaag ACAAAAGTAAGAGAACCCGCACATGCTACACCTGTTCAGACCCTGAATCTCAACCTGAATCTGAAGCAAACAGTGTTTCAG AGGAGGAGAAGACTCAAGCTCTGATGGAGCACAGACTTAGGAAGCCCTTCTTCCCTTCCTTCCTTTCACCATCTCCACGCAGCAAAGCTAGGAGACGACCAATCAAACACGACTCCTGG GATGCGGAAGATGGCCTCGATGAAGCGTTTTCAAG CAATATGGAGGTGGAGGAGATGGACGCAGGTAAGTGA
- the si:dkey-71h2.2 gene encoding low density lipoprotein receptor adapter protein 1-B isoform X2, whose protein sequence is MDALKSAGRAIIKSPGVPRHTWGTSKHEKLPENWTDTKETLLEGMVFNVKYLGMTLVGQPKGEDMAAAAIRRIVATARASAKKFRKVTLTVSPKGIIISDTETNDLIEDVSIYRISYCTTDKTQDKVFAYVSQSQFNETLECHAFLCQKKKIAQAVTLTVAQAFKVALDLWEIAQEDKSKRTRTCYTCSDPESQPESEANSVSEEEKTQALMEHRLRKPFFPSFLSPSPRSKARRRPIKHDSWDAEDGLDEAFSSNMEVEEMDADWQHPAAEPCLRMQL, encoded by the exons ATGGATGCGTTAAAATCCGCCGGGAGAGCAATAATCAAAAGTCCCGGAGTTCCGCGGCACACATGGGGAACGTCCAAGCATGAAA agcTTCCAGAGAACTGGACGGACACCAAGGAGACACTCTTGGAAGGGATGGTGTTTAATGTGAAGTATCTGGGCATGACTCTGGTTGGCCAGCCTAAAGGAGAAGACATGGCAGCGGCTGCTATCAGGAGGATTGTAGCCACG GCTCGGGCCAGTGCAAAGAAGTTTCGGAAAGTGACCCTCACTGTCTCCCCCAAAGGAATCATCATCTCAGACACAGAGACCAATGACCTCATCGAGGATGTTTCCATTTACAG AATATCTTACTGCACAACAGACAAAACTCAGGATAAGGTCTTTGCCTACGTCTCCCAAAGCCAGTTCAACGAAACTCTGGAGTGCCATGCCTTCCtgtgccaaaaaaagaaaata GCTCAGGCTGTGACTCTGACAGTAGCACAAGCTTTCAaagtagctctggatctgtgggAGATCGCACAGgaag ACAAAAGTAAGAGAACCCGCACATGCTACACCTGTTCAGACCCTGAATCTCAACCTGAATCTGAAGCAAACAGTGTTTCAG AGGAGGAGAAGACTCAAGCTCTGATGGAGCACAGACTTAGGAAGCCCTTCTTCCCTTCCTTCCTTTCACCATCTCCACGCAGCAAAGCTAGGAGACGACCAATCAAACACGACTCCTGG GATGCGGAAGATGGCCTCGATGAAGCGTTTTCAAG CAATATGGAGGTGGAGGAGATGGACGCAG ACTGGCAACATCCCGCAGCAGAACCGTGTCTGAGGATGCAGCTGTGA